Proteins from a single region of Engystomops pustulosus chromosome 5, aEngPut4.maternal, whole genome shotgun sequence:
- the LOC140134170 gene encoding uncharacterized protein, giving the protein MVFAASRCKDPLLSSAVKERPLLWNAKHKSYADNAKRKLAWIEICTKVHSTWDTLSKREKETLENDLRKRWRSCRDRFRREVAQNEKSGASPSRKRPYPHFEELLFLLPTRSLRPTQGNISEEPTPENQDSDEEEDIRPNVSPASADEEQPEQPMHDYTVQGDSPPETEEIVQRPSTSRRGRRRTSRPSVDEISPIETEAVRMMQRVNTPDMYDGFGTAVAGQCRKLDETKRDTFMSFVMIIAEYFAKTPILPPLAVLERKLRFALATPSSNTIQGQIRPVTHRQPSATAASVNVTQRSTIPPQVQPQAYDPASNTSYLGLLNADLSSWGTEVQTHDLQTVTPLPISTFEFGPSTSGGLSHVPDKIKKK; this is encoded by the exons ATGGTCTTTGCTGCATCTCGCTGCAAAGACCCATTGCTATCATCCGCG GTGAAAGAACGACCTCTTCTGTGGAATGCCAAACACAAGTCCTATGCGGATAATGCAAAGCGCAAATTGGCATGGATAGAAATTTGTACAAAAGTCCATTCAACGTGGGATACATTGTCTAAACGTGAAAAAGAAACATTGG AAAATGATCTTCGCAAACGGTGGAGATCCTGTCGTGATCGTTTTCGCCGTGAGGTTGCACAAAATGAGAAAAGTGGGGCTTCACCATCTCGCAAGCGTCCATATCCGCATTTTGAAGAACTGCTTTTCCTGCTTCCAACACGTTCCCTACGTCC AACACAAGGCAACATTTCAGAAGAACCAACCCCCGAAAACCAGGACAGTGACGAAGAAGAGGATATTAGGCCGAATGTAAGCCCCGCATCAGCAGATGAGGAGCAACCCGAGCAACCAATGCATGACTATACTGTGCAAGGTGATTCCCCTCCTGAAACCGAAGAAATTGTTCAACGTCCAAGCACGTCACGCAGGGGTCGACGCCGGACCAGTCGCCCTTCAGTTGATGAAATTTCACCAATCGAAACTGAAGCTGTACGTATGATGCAAAGAGTTAATACACCAGatatgtatgatgggtttggtacTGCTGTTGCAGGACAGTGCAGGAAACTAGATGAAACAAAAAGAGACACATTTATGTCATTTGTTATGATAATTGCTGAATATTTTGCAAAAACACCAATATTACCACCACTAGCTGTTCTTGAGCGTAAATTACGTTTTGCTCTAGCAACGCCAAGTTCAAACACCATCCAAGGCCAAATCCGACCCGTCACACATAGGCAGCCTTCAGCAACCGCAGCAAGTGTAAATGTTACACAGCGCAGTACTATTCCCCCACAAGTGCAACCACAGGCATATGACCCCGCTTCAAACACATCTTACCTTGGATTGTTAAATGCGGATCTCAGTTCATGGGGCACTGAGGTGCAAACACACGATTTGCAAACTGTCACCCCACTCCCTATATCCACATTTGAATTTGGCCCCTCAACATCTGGCGGTTTGAGCCATGTTcctgacaaaattaaaaaaaaatga
- the LOC140134311 gene encoding uncharacterized protein: protein MSAMHPLFMGGVAILMGMASRRRRILQKKRLQRLQPKRLWIHPLLQIRDTHGHFCKIYAELRRYPLKFKAFCRLNVMQFDLLLQLCSSDLSKKETVMRCAISATERLLVTLRFLASGESYGSLHLQFLIGKSTISYIVRETAVVIWQKLQPIFMPFPDLHAFDVISANFLAKTNFPNCIGALDGKHIRVIQPPNSGSQYFNYKKFFSVGLLALADADSNFIAIETGSYGSTNDSRIWETSAMGKQLIGNHINVPTPKTLAGTNTSLPLVFIGDEAFGLSSHLVRPFCSRGLTNRKRIFNVRLARARKVIECAFGILANQWRIFRGSLCVHVDNVDILVKACCVLHNFIRHPNFEAMMQVRTEEPLREPTRDLCNCHIVSGWRVRDELTNYFCSDAGAVTWQYSQL from the exons ATGTCCGCCATGCATCCCTTATTTATGGGTGGAGTGGCTATTCTTATGGGAATGGCGTCAAGGAGAAGGCGAATTCTGCag AAAAAGCGTTTGCAGCGTCTACAGCCAAAACGATTATGGATCCACCCTCTGCTCCAGATAAGGGATACCCATGgtcatttttgtaaaatttatGCTGAGCTgcgaag GTATCCACTTAAATTCAAGGCATTCTGTCGTCTAAATGTCATGCAGTTTGACCTTTTACTGCAGTTGTGCTCTTCGGATTTATCAAAAAAAGAAACTGTCATGCGTTGTGCGATTTCTGCAACGGAGCGTTTATTAGTCACTTTGCG GTTCCTTGCAAGTGGCGAAAGCTATGGCTCCCTGCATCTACAGTTTCTTATTGGCAAAAGCACAATATCATATATTGTTAGAgaaactgccgttgtcatctggcAAAAGCTTCAGCCAATATTTATGCCCTTTCCCGATCTGCATGCATTTGATGTAATTTCTGCAAACTTTTTGGCTAAAACCAACTTTCCCAATTGTATTGGTGCTCTCGATGGCAAGCACATACGTGTCATCCAGCCCCCCAATTCTGGGTCACaatattttaattataaaaagtttttttctgttgGGCTGCTTGCATTGGCTGATGCTGACTCCAATTTCATCGCAATTGAGACTGGGTCATATGGCAGCACCAATGACTCGCGCATTTGGGAGACCAGTGCAATGGGGAAACAATTAATTGGGAATCACATTAATGTGCCAACCCCCAAAACACTGGCAGGAACAAACACCAGTCTGCCTTTGGTGTTTATTGGGGATGAAGCTTTTGGCCTTTCATCCCATTTGGTTCGTCCATTTTGTAGCAGAGGACTTACTAATCGTAAGCGCATATTTAATGTCAGATTAGCCAGAGCACGCAAAGTTATTGAGTGTGCATTTGGGATCCTGGCTAATCAGTGGCGCATTTTTCGAGGTTCCCTGTGTGTTCATGTGGATAATGTGGATATTTTGGTCAAAGCCTGCTGCGTTCTTCATAACTTCATACGTCACCCCAATTTTGAAGCTATGATGCAAGTGCGTACAGAGGAACCTTTAAGAGAACCCACCAGGGACCTTTGTAATTGCCATATTGTTTCTGGGTGGCGTGTTCGTGACGAATTAACTAATTATTTTTGTAGTGATGCAGGTGCAGTAACCTGGCAGTATAGCCAACTGTAG
- the LOC140134312 gene encoding uncharacterized protein isoform X1 produces MRSSWWNSNGHQDHKLYSRDLCASSPEDPFLVYLRCFIFKYKSPYQVPTSEEPFIISGRSRVSCLHLGVLFLSITIALQCWPQDKSHDAENVTFLIKETICRSSAQNHGDCPFKEDGVVKRCSAAAQESRGRSLEVTCQDVDGSETSVRRGDDIPRTGRTPHVFKLLRSGGRKAESDFLQFDSKDAVPSHSVSSCIECIFDFLYPKPSSGR; encoded by the exons ATGAGGTCCTCCTGGTGGAACAGTAATGGACATCAAGACCACAAACTCTACAGCCGGGACTTGTGTGCCTCATCTCCAGAAGATCCGTTCCTCGTATATTTGAGGTGCTTTATTTTTAAGTACAAAAGTCCCTATCAAGTCCCAACATCTGAGGAACCTTTCATCATCTCTGGAAGGTCCCGCGTCTCCTGCCTCCACCTTGGGGTCTTGTTCTTGTCCATCACGATTGCTCTACAATGTTGGCCGCAG GACAAGTCACATGATGCAGAGAATGTAACGTTTCTCATCaaggagacgatctgccggagctCAGCCCAGAACCATGGAGACTGCCCCTTTAAGGaggacggg GTTGTGAAGAGGTGCAGCGCGGCCGCGCAGGAGTCCAGGGGGAGGAGTCTGGAGGTCACATGTCAGGATGTAGACGGATCG GAGACCTCCGTGCGGAGAGGAGACGATATTCCGAGGACAGGGAGGACGCCTCACGTTTTCAAGCTCCTCAGAAGCGGCGGAAGGAAAGCGGAGAGCGATTTCCTGCAGTTTGACAGCAAGGACGCCGTGCCCAGCCACTCCGTGTCCTCCTGCATCGAGTGTATCTTCGATTTTTTGTATCCAAAACCAAGTAGCGGGCGATAA